One stretch of Hymenobacter chitinivorans DSM 11115 DNA includes these proteins:
- a CDS encoding helix-turn-helix domain-containing protein — protein sequence MLKPQTLAEFYQQKIHWLPDNLQQDIGHFNVFRLDDFVGPSACHLPYSRKDFYKITLVTGRSNYHFADKTVEIRGNALLFANPLVPYEWEPLDDDQSGYFCIFTEAFLQRHQLAGTLELPLFRPGGQPLYALTDAQREAAAQLFVKMEAEIGSDYAYKYDLLRNYVFELIHGALKLQPATTLYQDSNAATRIASLFAELLERQFPIETPGQQVRLRTANAFATQLAVHVNHLNRALKEVTGKTTTQLIAARLTQEAHALLRHTSWNVSEISYSLGFEEPAHFNNFFRKQAGATPTAVRAV from the coding sequence ATGCTCAAGCCGCAGACCCTCGCCGAGTTCTACCAGCAGAAAATTCACTGGCTGCCCGACAACCTCCAGCAGGACATCGGCCACTTCAACGTGTTTCGCCTCGACGACTTCGTGGGTCCTTCGGCCTGCCACCTGCCCTACAGCCGCAAGGACTTCTACAAAATCACGCTCGTCACGGGCCGCAGCAACTACCATTTCGCCGACAAGACGGTGGAAATCCGCGGCAATGCCCTGCTGTTTGCCAACCCCCTGGTGCCCTACGAGTGGGAGCCGCTCGACGACGACCAATCGGGCTACTTCTGCATCTTCACCGAGGCGTTTTTGCAGCGCCACCAGCTGGCCGGCACTTTGGAGCTGCCGCTGTTCCGGCCCGGCGGGCAGCCCCTCTACGCCCTCACCGACGCCCAGCGCGAGGCGGCGGCCCAGCTGTTTGTCAAGATGGAGGCCGAAATCGGCTCGGACTACGCTTATAAGTACGATTTGCTGCGCAACTACGTCTTCGAGCTGATCCACGGGGCCCTGAAGCTGCAGCCCGCCACCACGCTCTATCAGGACAGCAACGCGGCCACGCGCATTGCCTCGCTGTTTGCGGAGCTGCTGGAGCGGCAGTTCCCGATTGAGACGCCCGGCCAGCAGGTGCGCCTGCGCACGGCCAATGCCTTTGCCACCCAGCTGGCCGTGCACGTGAACCACCTGAACCGGGCCCTGAAGGAAGTGACCGGCAAAACCACTACCCAGCTCATTGCCGCCCGCCTCACCCAGGAAGCCCACGCCCTGCTGCGCCACACGAGCTGGAACGTGTCGGAAATCA